A single region of the Armatimonadota bacterium genome encodes:
- the czcA gene encoding cation efflux system protein gives MLESLIRFSVRNRAVVLVLTLFLVGVAIYQALQLPIDAVPDITNKQVVINALAPGLGAQEVERQITFPIELGLAGLPYLKETRSTSMFGLSQVTVVFEDSVNLYFARQLVSERLQAIQTELPPGVRAEMGPVSTGLGELAHIEVRNPNLSLMERAALADWVIRPQLLTVPGLAEVTRWGGETRQYLVEVDPKRLESYGLSLRDVMEALETNNQNAGGAYIVRGAQQAMVRGVGQITSLDDIRKIVITAQDGVPVMLEQVAQVKEAPAVRYGAVTQNSVGEQVYVLSLLLIGENGRVVVQRVKDKLLAIEKSLPAGTKLVPHLDRSKLVNGTLRTVLRNLTEGGLLVIVMLFLFLLQLRAGLIVSSVIPLSMLFAVLGMRLFDVSANLMSLGAIDFGLIVDGAVIIVENTVRRLSEAVRAASTPLTRDELERLVHDSTVEVIRPALFGVFIIIGAYVPILTLAGVEGKMFRPMGLTVIFALLGAMLLSLTVVPALCAQFLKPQVERENRLLERLAHLYERALRWHLDRRAFTLSLALVFVAVCFSLFARLGSVFVPELNEGNIAISGFYPPDTSLEEVVQLSGRLEQRLRKEFPHEIAHIFTRIGRPEAATDPMLNNQVDIMIELHPPERWKRARTKEQLVEQLSEIIAQMPGLSVGFTQPIKMRMDEMIEGLGVRADLAVKIFGPDLDELNRIGRQVEAILRQIPGAVDVSMETMEGLPQLQIVLDRERIARYGVHAQDVMNALEAALAGKVATSVVQGNQKIEVALRLRKEYRATPDAIGRLLIPTPSGVRVPLRLLAQIQVVEGPVRINRENGQRRVLVLANARGRDLGSVAEDAHKRLQKLQLPVGYWIEYGGAYEHLVSGRARLGIVVPATFGAILLLLVLALGNLRYALMVFTAIPFALTGGILALLVRHMPFSMSAGVGFIALGGIAVLNGLVMISAINQLRQRGVTCREAVLEGARQRMRPVLMTAAVASFGFLPMATSHGMGAEVQRPLATVVIGGLITSTLLTLIVLPTLYAWIEGYLEARTQRRLQTVMGEG, from the coding sequence ATGTTAGAATCGTTGATTCGTTTCTCGGTGCGCAATCGCGCGGTCGTGTTGGTGCTGACGCTCTTTTTGGTGGGCGTAGCCATCTATCAGGCGTTGCAACTGCCGATCGACGCCGTGCCCGACATCACCAACAAGCAGGTGGTCATCAACGCGCTCGCGCCCGGCTTGGGCGCACAAGAGGTCGAACGGCAAATCACCTTCCCCATCGAGCTGGGACTGGCAGGGCTGCCGTATCTGAAAGAGACGCGCTCCACCTCGATGTTCGGGCTATCACAGGTGACCGTGGTGTTCGAAGACTCGGTGAACCTCTATTTCGCTCGGCAGTTAGTCAGCGAGCGTCTCCAAGCGATCCAAACAGAACTCCCGCCTGGTGTCCGCGCCGAGATGGGACCCGTCAGCACGGGGCTGGGCGAACTGGCGCACATCGAGGTACGCAACCCGAACCTGAGCCTGATGGAGCGCGCTGCCTTGGCGGACTGGGTCATCCGACCGCAACTGCTCACCGTGCCCGGCTTAGCGGAGGTGACGCGCTGGGGCGGTGAAACGCGCCAGTATCTCGTGGAGGTGGACCCGAAACGCCTCGAATCCTACGGTTTGAGCCTGCGCGATGTGATGGAAGCGCTGGAGACCAACAACCAGAACGCCGGCGGAGCGTACATTGTGCGCGGCGCACAGCAGGCGATGGTACGCGGCGTCGGACAAATCACCTCGCTGGACGATATCCGCAAGATTGTGATTACAGCTCAAGACGGCGTGCCCGTGATGCTGGAACAGGTCGCCCAAGTCAAAGAAGCGCCCGCCGTGCGCTACGGCGCAGTGACCCAAAACAGCGTGGGCGAGCAGGTCTATGTGCTGAGTTTGCTGCTCATCGGCGAGAACGGGCGCGTCGTGGTACAGCGCGTGAAAGACAAACTGCTCGCCATCGAAAAATCGCTGCCCGCAGGCACCAAGCTCGTCCCCCACTTAGACCGCTCGAAACTGGTGAACGGCACACTCCGTACCGTCCTGCGCAACCTGACGGAGGGCGGGCTGCTGGTCATCGTGATGCTGTTTCTGTTCCTGTTGCAACTGCGTGCGGGGCTCATCGTGAGCAGCGTGATCCCGCTCTCGATGCTGTTCGCAGTGTTGGGAATGCGCCTGTTCGATGTGTCGGCGAACCTGATGAGTTTGGGCGCAATCGACTTCGGCTTGATTGTGGACGGCGCGGTGATTATTGTGGAGAACACGGTGCGACGCCTCTCGGAGGCGGTCCGCGCTGCCTCCACACCGCTGACCCGCGACGAGTTAGAGCGGTTAGTGCATGACAGCACGGTGGAGGTGATTCGCCCCGCCCTGTTCGGCGTGTTTATTATCATCGGCGCGTATGTGCCCATCCTGACGCTGGCAGGGGTGGAGGGCAAGATGTTCCGCCCGATGGGGCTGACCGTGATTTTTGCGTTGCTGGGCGCGATGCTCCTCTCGCTGACGGTCGTGCCCGCGCTCTGCGCCCAGTTCCTCAAACCGCAGGTGGAACGCGAGAACCGCCTGCTGGAACGATTGGCGCATCTCTATGAACGCGCCCTGCGCTGGCATTTAGACCGCCGCGCCTTCACTCTGAGCCTTGCGCTGGTGTTCGTGGCGGTCTGCTTCAGCCTATTCGCGCGACTGGGAAGCGTGTTCGTACCCGAACTGAATGAGGGTAATATCGCCATCTCCGGGTTCTACCCCCCAGACACCTCGCTGGAGGAAGTGGTGCAACTCTCAGGTCGGCTGGAACAACGGCTCCGAAAGGAGTTTCCCCACGAAATCGCGCATATCTTCACGCGCATCGGTCGCCCCGAAGCCGCCACCGACCCGATGCTGAACAACCAGGTGGATATTATGATCGAACTCCACCCGCCCGAACGTTGGAAACGCGCGCGCACCAAAGAGCAACTGGTGGAGCAACTCTCGGAAATCATCGCCCAAATGCCCGGACTGTCGGTCGGGTTCACCCAACCGATTAAGATGCGCATGGACGAGATGATCGAGGGGCTGGGCGTACGCGCCGACTTGGCGGTGAAGATTTTCGGACCCGACTTGGACGAGCTGAACCGTATCGGGCGACAGGTAGAGGCGATTCTGCGCCAGATTCCGGGCGCGGTCGATGTATCGATGGAGACGATGGAGGGCTTGCCCCAGCTACAAATCGTGTTAGACCGCGAGCGGATTGCACGCTACGGCGTCCATGCGCAAGATGTGATGAACGCGCTGGAGGCGGCGCTGGCTGGCAAAGTGGCGACCAGCGTGGTGCAGGGCAACCAGAAGATCGAGGTCGCGCTTCGCCTGCGCAAAGAGTATCGCGCTACCCCCGACGCGATTGGCAGGCTCCTGATCCCCACGCCCAGCGGCGTGCGCGTACCGCTGCGCTTGTTGGCGCAAATTCAGGTAGTGGAAGGACCGGTGCGCATCAACCGTGAGAACGGTCAGCGGCGTGTACTGGTGCTGGCGAATGCACGCGGGCGCGACTTAGGCTCGGTGGCGGAAGACGCGCATAAGCGATTACAGAAACTGCAACTGCCTGTCGGTTACTGGATTGAGTACGGCGGCGCGTATGAGCATCTGGTATCGGGACGCGCGCGGCTGGGGATTGTCGTGCCTGCCACTTTCGGCGCCATCTTGCTCTTGCTCGTTCTCGCGCTGGGCAATCTCCGCTATGCGCTGATGGTCTTCACGGCTATTCCCTTCGCGCTGACGGGGGGTATCCTCGCGCTGCTGGTGCGCCATATGCCCTTCTCGATGTCGGCAGGCGTCGGTTTCATCGCGCTGGGCGGGATCGCCGTGCTGAATGGACTGGTGATGATAAGCGCCATTAACCAGCTGCGCCAGCGTGGGGTGACCTGTCGTGAGGCGGTGCTGGAAGGCGCACGGCAACGCATGCGCCCCGTGTTGATGACCGCCGCCGTCGCCAGCTTCGGGTTCCTGCCGATGGCGACCTCCCACGGGATGGGCGCCGAGGTGCAACGCCCCCTTGCCACTGTCGTCATCGGCGGACTCATCACCAGCACCCTGCTTACGCTCATCGTCCTGCCCACCCTCTACGCCTGGATTGAAGGCTACCTAGAAGCGCGCACCCAGCGGCGACTCCAAACAGTAATGGGCGAGGGCTAA